The sequence GATATGAGTGGATAAGTTTAGCATACAGTCTTAATATTCTCTTTTTCAAATGGGTCTATCATGTTCTGTCGATGCGGTAATGCTCTGGGCAAACAAATAGTAAAGTTACACATGATGTGAGAAGTCTTTCTTTGTAGATAAGTTAgcagaattaagaaaaatgtagCCATTTCAGAAGTTCTTTGAATAGTAAAGGGAGTGCTTTGCAGATTAGCATTATATAGCCCACTTGCATCGTAAGGAGAGAAGAGTTAGATGTCAGATGAAAGTAAGCTACCTAGACAAGAAAGCAAATCAAAGATAGGAAATTTACATTCAAAGAGCTCTGTGTCTCAAGCAAGTTAGACAGtgttacatttgcatttttactgACATAAAAAACTTGTATACAAGATCACTGAATTCAGTAGTAGGAAAAAGggaactgcatttttcttttctagaatcTGCTTTTGATGTAGTATCAAGTATACTGTGGGACTGCAAAGTTAGATCACTTCTGAAAAAATCTGAACTGACCTAATTAAAAATGCTGAAGACagtgtttttctcctctttttacaGGTACTTTTAGTACAGTTTACTTGGCCACAGCACAACTACAAACAGGATACGAGGAAAAAATGGCTCTGAAGCACCTGATTCCAACCAGCCACCCTCTGCGAATTGCTGCTGAACTTCAGTGCCTCACAGTAGCAGGGTACATAAACAAAAAAGTTATGACTGTCATGACTAAACATTATCTCActgttctgtatttatttttttttagttttggctctttgcttgcctttttttaacCGCAGAAATGTATATTCTTTCTATCAAGAGCAAATAAGAATTGGAATGTCTTACCTGCAATGGATGCCCTTTTCTACTTGTCTCAGTTTGCAGATGGTGCTGTATTTTCCATCTGAGAAATTCTATGATGTATCTTTGTGATAACTAATATTCCAGTTCTGAAATGcttggaaaaaataatctcttaatCAGAAACTGTGGTTTTAGGAATGAGTACTTGTTGCCAGAGTGTGCTAAATAGCACCTTCTTAAAGCAGTTGGTATCATGAAAGTTAAGGCCTACATTTAATTACAGCAGTAACTACAAATCATGGCCCCACAGATAATCTTTGGATACCTCATTGCAAATTGCAGAAGTCAAATGGAACATAGCAATGAGAGGCAACAGCATAACTACTGACTGCTGATAAGACTGCTGTCAAAATATAAATCAGACTATAACAGAAAGCCTGACTGAAATTTTTAAGaactaaatgaaaataaacatccaTCTTCTGATCTTTATTCAGtgacattatttttcttctaggGGACAAGATAATGTTATGGGAGTAAAATATTGCTTTAGGAAAAATGACCATGTGGTTATTGTTATGCCATATCTGGAACATGAATCCTTCTTGGTGAGTCCCAGACTTTTTATGTGTAgtaaaagttttaatttaaaactgttgcATAATTACAGTATCCAAATAATCTTCCAGGACATTTTGAATTCTCTTTCCTTTGAAGAAGTGAGGGAATACATGTTTAATCTGTTTAAAGCGTTGAGGCGCATTCATCACTTTGGTATTGTTCACCGTGACGTCAAGCCCAGTAACTTCCTCTACAACAGGCAGCTTAAAGAGTAAGTCTGTCCAGATGACCATATTGTGATCTCATTTGGGGATGTGTGCCTTGGCAGAACCGAGTCGATtaggcttttgggtttttttccttccacctgCATAACATGTGCTTAAATAATAAAACTACAAAAGTGgcttttttatttgtaaaatttttctttcagtgtttagGGATTTGAGGAGGGAAGGAATTTTTTGTTCATATTTAATGTAATATCTACTTCAGAGTGACaagtacctgaaaaaaaaaaatttactattGAGTACTAGTActaaattttttaaataagaatgagaagaataaaatcagttgggtttttttttaataaaaatgctaaTAGGGAATTGTGGTACATAGTTTGATACTTGTAAGTTTCTACTTGTGGATAAAATAGCTGGATTTGGGCTGGTTTCACTTTACATTGAATTAATGTTTAGAACTagtagggttgggtttttttcctgcaaattacaATGATTAGACTGTAGAAAGCGAGGTGCTGCTTTTTTGCGAAGCCAAAGTGGATAGAATAAAGTACTGTTTCAGTGCTAGCAGTCCTGTGGCTGTATTGGTGAGTATTGTGCTATGTACAGTTGAGACACTGAGGTGCCTGGaccatgtccaaagaagggcagcgaagctgatGAGGGATCTAGAGCACaaatcttatgaggagtggctgagggaactggggtttagcctggagaaaaggaggttaaGGGATGACCTTATCGCTTTCTACAGCTGCTTGAAAGGAAGTTGTACTGAGGTGGATGTCAATCTCTTTTCCCtggtaacaagcaacaggacaagaggaaagggcttcaaattgtgccaggggaggcttaggttggatattagaaagaatttcttcactgaaagtgctgtcaagcattggaacaggctgcccagggaagtggtggagtcaccatccctggaggtgttaaaaagatgtgtagatgtggtgcttagggacatggtttagtggtagactgtGCAGTGCTAGGTTAAGGCTTGGACTTatcttaatggtcttttccaacctaaatgatcctAGGATTCTATGTAGTGGGAATTTGTAGGGGaggttttgattatttttttttcaaaccacaaGCTTAAAGATTTgagaaatactgatttatttatttttttaaaatctgtcaaAATAATTCATACTGTTGTTTTGCTCTTCCAGCATTTGTTTGAGCTTCACTCTTTACATGTGGAGGCCATGAAACTGAGTTTGTCTGAGATCCAGAGACAGCTGGATTGTCTTTGTACTGGTTGTagcaaaaaataattcttttaaaagcaGATCCGAATTGTGAACTAATGTAGTCTTACCTGTCTGAAGACTGAAGGAAATTTCAGTAGTATGGCTTGAGGTCTGGCAAAACTCTCAGCGTTTTTAGTCTTGTTTGTCTTCACTGCTACATTTCTTCTCTGCCCATGGGAATCCTGCAGAGGTCAAGTCACTTGTACTTCATTGTTGGCTGAAGGTTCAGAGTTATAGGATTAGAAGAACCCCACAAAGGAGTTGCTGGCAGTATTTTTTTAACACCACTGGAGAAAGTATGCATTTGAGAAGATTTTGGTACAAGAAACAATGAAATAGGATGGATATAGGGTAAAAACATTGAGGGCGTAGGTAAGGTagggcaagaggaggaggaggaagacaaggACTGTGGTGCTGGCAACAGCAGATGAGCAACATACTGTGTAATAATGTGAAAGAAAGACAAGTAAACAAGTAACGAATAGTAAACTGAACTGATTGATGGATACTTTGTGACTCCTGATTCTAAATTTGTGTCTTTCAGGTATGCCTTGGTAGATTTTGGCTTAGCACAAGGAACCCCTGATACGAAAATCGAACTTCTCAAAACTGCCCACTCTGAAGACAAGCAGGGAAGTTGCTTGCAAAATAATTCCACCCTAGCCTTGGGAAATGGGGTTTCTGTCAGTGTCACAGCACCTAAACAGATAGTTCAACAGTCAGCCTCAAAAGCAGCTGATAAAAGGTCCAGCTCACTTTCAAAAATACAGATTAaacaaggaagaggaggaaaggttCTCAGTCTTTTTCATTAATATTGTCGTATGTTTAATGTATTACTTCATCCAACAGGGGGAGATGTAATACTTGAACAGAAGTTGTGCACGCATATCTTGGGGGATCCTAATGTGATGCACAGAATCACAGTTTTCTTATCAAAGTGGCTATGTAACCCTATTGGCATTTCATTATCTGTTAGATACAACACAATGCCAAAGGTGGTGTAAAACCCTAGCATGTGTTACTATTTAGACagccttaaatatttttttaaatgacatgtaCTGTGGAACTCCAAGCCAATAATTTTTCATCTATGTTTAGTTATTTGTTGTGTAACAAATGCAGTACAGATGATATTCAGATTGTCTTGGGGTACTTCTGAGGCGTGATTAGTTTTGTAAGCATGTTTTCTGTTCTGTCTAGACCATGTTTTCTTCATCCACAGTAAACTGATGCATGAAAATAACTTACTATGCAGCTGTTCTTGTTTTATGTCActtcacacttttttctttgaactgtCAGTATTCAGCTGACTGTGTGTTAGATAGGATCCTTATTGTCCTTTTTGTTGGTATTGTAGGAAGATTCTGTGCACCATTCCGTCCAGCGCTCTGTCTTTGGAGAGAGGAATTTCAATGTCTATAGTTCCACATACCAGGAGAACTGGAGCACAAACGTAAGTAGTATGACTCATCAGGAAGAGCAATCTGttacatatttgaaaaattataGAACTGATTGTTCTGTAAGACTGATCACTACTCCAAGATGTTGTGGGACTAAAAGTTTTTGAGCAGATTATTGTGTCTTTGCTGAAAGGCTCaaagaatttttcatttctgtttcagtcCCTTTTGAAACTCAAAAGAACTAGGTTTGTAGCTGTCTCTCTAGCTGATCTTGTTTGCATGCTAAGTTTATCTTTTTTCATACACATGTATCTGTGCAACTAGGATGTACTTATCTTGTGaggcttcattttcttttcattttgcagttgaAGCTAGAGAAAAAacttgtaataaatatttttctgtacttttgtAATTAGTATTTAATATGACAAGGGAGAAACCCCAACTAAATTAGAGGGTTTGGACACCAGTGATCAACTTATTGTAGAATAAGAGTTATGGCCTGCGTGTTGCTGTGGCATTTTGTATacagttttttaatttttgtgttgaACCAGAAGAATTCTTGAAACATGATACTAACTTGAAAAATCCTTGTCTTGTAGCTTCAGAGTACCTAATGTGTATTGTATTTTagtaaacactgaaaaatgttttctaaaggggaaggggaggaaatCAGGGTATTTAAAAGCTCCAGTGTCTATTTTATAGATGTTGTGCTATTGTTAAGGGTTTGCTGTCTTCTGTTCTAAAACTGCAGCTTTTTGCTTATGAGCACCTGTTCAGTCTTAGTATTTTAGGAACTGGCCTATCTGTATGTAAAGGGAAGCTTCTTAATATGTCACCTTTTCTAAAATATCTACATTGCAGCTCATAAAACAATCAAAGATGATAGATGTTTCATCTAGGAAGTTAGTAACAAAGAAGAAGATTATTTCTACCAAACCAGTGAGCAATGGGGCAGCCAGGAAAGCGGCCAGTGGTTGTCCCTCAAACCTGACCTGTGACTGTTTCGCAACGGAAAGGGTTTGCAGTGTTTGCCTTTCAAGGTAATTTGCTTTGATAATGTTGTAAAATTGTCTGCTGTGCTGTCAGGCACGCTCAGAAACTTAGATTTACTAGACAGCTGATTT comes from Athene noctua chromosome 5, bAthNoc1.hap1.1, whole genome shotgun sequence and encodes:
- the CDC7 gene encoding cell division cycle 7-related protein kinase isoform X3, which produces MVCFVMETVLKSHCDEQHPHQAEYFHGKHEQNSKLSAGIKKDIEKLYEAVPQLVNVFKIKEKIGEGTFSTVYLATAQLQTGYEEKMALKHLIPTSHPLRIAAELQCLTVAGGQDNVMGVKYCFRKNDHVVIVMPYLEHESFLDILNSLSFEEVREYMFNLFKALRRIHHFGIVHRDVKPSNFLYNRQLKEYALVDFGLAQGTPDTKIELLKTAHSEDKQGSCLQNNSTLALGNGVSVSVTAPKQIVQQSASKAADKRSSSLSKIQIKQGRGGKEDSVHHSVQRSVFGERNFNVYSSTYQENWSTNLIKQSKMIDVSSRKLVTKKKIISTKPVSNGAARKAASGCPSNLTCDCFATERVCSVCLSRCQQVAPRAGTPGFRAPEVLTKCPTQTTAIDMWSAGIIFLSLLSGRYPFYKASDDLTALAQIMTVRGSRETIQAAKTFGKSVLCTQVVPAQNLRTLCEKLRGTNSSSKRSQGEVPSKSVNDSALPVAVDKQCAPETLGKQIQHLKSFQEGDGILEMKATDMKGWDQVPDEAYDLLDKLLDLNPATRITAKEALLHPFFKDMRL
- the CDC7 gene encoding cell division cycle 7-related protein kinase isoform X4, coding for METVLKSHCDEQHPHQAEYFHGKHEQNSKLSAGIKKDIEKLYEAVPQLVNVFKIKEKIGEGTFSTVYLATAQLQTGYEEKMALKHLIPTSHPLRIAAELQCLTVAGGQDNVMGVKYCFRKNDHVVIVMPYLEHESFLDILNSLSFEEVREYMFNLFKALRRIHHFGIVHRDVKPSNFLYNRQLKEYALVDFGLAQGTPDTKIELLKTAHSEDKQGSCLQNNSTLALGNGVSVSVTAPKQIVQQSASKAADKRSSSLSKIQIKQGRGGKEDSVHHSVQRSVFGERNFNVYSSTYQENWSTNLIKQSKMIDVSSRKLVTKKKIISTKPVSNGAARKAASGCPSNLTCDCFATERVCSVCLSRCQQVAPRAGTPGFRAPEVLTKCPTQTTAIDMWSAGIIFLSLLSGRYPFYKASDDLTALAQIMTVRGSRETIQAAKTFGKSVLCTQVVPAQNLRTLCEKLRGTNSSSKRSQGEVPSKSVNDSALPVAVDKQCAPETLGKQIQHLKSFQEGDGILEMKATDMKGWDQVPDEAYDLLDKLLDLNPATRITAKEALLHPFFKDMRL